From the genome of Parazoarcus communis, one region includes:
- a CDS encoding L-aspartate oxidase, with protein sequence MSIKRLSTDILILGSGGAGLFAALHAHQQAPELSITVAVKGLLGKCGCTRMVQGGYNVALATGDSVERHFMDTIEGSKWLSNQDLAWTLVTKSVERIHELENELGCFFDRNPDGTVHQKAFAGQTFDRTVHKGDLTGIEIINRLAEQVWSRGINRLEEHRAVDLIKTADGKSLAGVLMIDMRSGEFVFVQAKAVLLATGGGPTMYRFHTPSGDKSCDGLAMALRAGLPLRDMEMVQFHPTGLLAGTHTRMTGTVLEEGLRGAGGWLLNGNKERFMANYDPREERATRDIVSRSIFSEMRAGRKTPNGGAYIQMSHLGPEKVRKQFKGMVDRCADCGFDLAGDLVEVVPTAHYMMGGLVFRPDCTTHLTGLFAAGEDTGGVHGANRLGGNGVANSTVFGGIAGDSMAQWVKDSPAERAPDEAAIMRSIAAHEAPLKQPSGDLEAIREALYECMWTDVGILRDAAGLTRAQAKLAELDAELSSAGVGTEDRSFNLTWHDWLNLKSLVSVSKVIAKAALAREDSRGAHFREDFPSTSDLEASSYTVARLVGEEIVLAREAVQFSRVRPGESLLEA encoded by the coding sequence CGGCGGTGCCGGGCTGTTTGCCGCCTTGCACGCGCATCAGCAGGCGCCGGAGCTGTCGATTACCGTCGCGGTCAAGGGCTTGCTTGGCAAATGCGGCTGCACGCGCATGGTGCAGGGCGGCTACAACGTCGCGCTGGCGACGGGCGACTCCGTCGAGCGTCACTTCATGGACACGATCGAGGGCAGCAAGTGGCTCTCCAATCAGGATCTGGCCTGGACCCTGGTCACGAAGTCGGTCGAGCGCATCCACGAACTCGAGAACGAACTCGGCTGCTTCTTCGACCGCAACCCCGACGGCACGGTGCATCAGAAGGCGTTCGCAGGTCAGACCTTCGACCGCACGGTGCACAAGGGCGACCTGACGGGCATCGAGATCATCAACCGCCTGGCCGAGCAGGTCTGGTCACGCGGGATCAACCGGCTCGAAGAGCACCGGGCAGTCGATCTGATCAAGACGGCCGATGGCAAGTCACTTGCCGGGGTGCTGATGATCGACATGCGCAGCGGCGAGTTCGTGTTCGTTCAGGCGAAAGCGGTGCTGCTTGCAACCGGCGGCGGGCCAACCATGTATCGCTTCCACACGCCGTCTGGCGACAAGAGCTGCGACGGTCTGGCAATGGCGCTGCGCGCAGGGCTGCCGCTGCGGGACATGGAGATGGTGCAGTTCCATCCGACGGGACTGCTCGCCGGCACCCACACGCGGATGACGGGAACCGTCCTCGAAGAGGGCTTGCGCGGCGCTGGCGGCTGGTTGCTCAACGGCAACAAGGAGCGCTTCATGGCGAACTATGACCCACGCGAAGAGCGGGCGACGCGCGACATCGTTTCGCGCTCGATCTTCTCGGAGATGCGCGCGGGCCGCAAAACGCCGAACGGCGGGGCATACATCCAGATGAGCCACCTCGGGCCTGAGAAGGTGCGCAAGCAGTTCAAGGGCATGGTCGATCGCTGTGCAGACTGCGGCTTCGATCTTGCCGGCGATCTCGTCGAGGTGGTGCCGACCGCGCACTACATGATGGGTGGCCTGGTTTTCCGTCCTGACTGTACGACACATCTGACCGGGCTGTTTGCGGCTGGGGAGGATACCGGCGGCGTGCATGGGGCCAATCGCCTCGGCGGCAATGGTGTTGCCAACTCGACGGTATTCGGCGGCATCGCCGGCGACAGCATGGCCCAGTGGGTCAAGGACAGCCCGGCGGAGCGCGCTCCCGACGAGGCGGCGATCATGCGCAGCATCGCCGCGCATGAGGCGCCGCTCAAGCAGCCCTCAGGTGATCTCGAGGCCATTCGTGAAGCGCTCTACGAATGCATGTGGACCGACGTCGGCATTCTGCGCGACGCTGCCGGGCTTACTCGCGCACAGGCGAAACTTGCCGAACTGGACGCCGAACTGTCCAGCGCGGGCGTGGGCACCGAGGATCGCAGCTTCAATCTGACCTGGCATGACTGGCTCAATCTCAAGAGTCTGGTTTCCGTCAGCAAGGTCATCGCAAAGGCGGCACTCGCCCGGGAGGACTCGCGCGGTGCGCATTTCAGGGAGGATTTCCCTTCGACCAGCGATCTCGAAGCGTCGTCGTATACCGTCGCGCGCCTGGTCGGTGAAGAAATCGTCCTGGCGCGGGAAGCCGTCCAGTTCTCCCGCGTTCGACCGGGGGAGTCCTTGCTTGAGGCCTGA
- a CDS encoding sulfite exporter TauE/SafE family protein has product MTVPYDTILFAALIITSAFAVFGLTGFGSSIVAVPFLAQFFPLHFVVPLMALLEPCVALLFGTRNHRAVSRPEILRMLPFLLCGMAVGSIVLVTVPEQILLFGLGGFVLAYVCWTLLSKPGEQLASAAWAAPSGLVGGMFSAVFGTGGPVYVMYLARRLRDKDTLRATIAIAILLSGLVRLAIFSVSDLYHSEVLWLAAMLIPCALFGLYAGTLLYRRLPARRVVHAVYVVLVVGGLNLIVRAAGM; this is encoded by the coding sequence ATGACGGTTCCCTATGACACGATTCTCTTCGCCGCCCTCATCATCACTTCGGCCTTCGCAGTCTTCGGACTCACGGGGTTCGGGTCATCGATTGTGGCGGTGCCCTTTCTCGCGCAGTTCTTTCCGCTGCACTTCGTGGTGCCGCTCATGGCCTTGCTTGAGCCGTGTGTGGCACTGCTGTTCGGGACTCGAAACCACCGGGCGGTGAGCAGGCCCGAGATTCTGCGCATGCTGCCGTTCCTGCTGTGCGGCATGGCGGTTGGAAGCATCGTGCTTGTGACGGTACCCGAACAGATCCTTCTGTTTGGTCTGGGCGGCTTCGTGCTCGCCTACGTGTGCTGGACACTGCTGTCGAAGCCAGGCGAGCAGCTGGCTTCCGCCGCCTGGGCCGCCCCGAGCGGCCTGGTCGGCGGCATGTTCAGCGCCGTGTTCGGCACCGGCGGGCCGGTCTATGTGATGTATCTGGCGCGTCGGCTGCGGGACAAGGACACGCTCCGTGCCACCATCGCCATCGCAATACTGTTGAGCGGTCTTGTGCGACTGGCGATTTTTTCGGTGTCCGACCTGTACCACAGCGAAGTGCTGTGGCTGGCTGCAATGCTCATCCCGTGCGCCTTGTTCGGCCTCTACGCCGGAACCCTGCTGTACCGGCGACTGCCCGCCCGCAGGGTCGTGCATGCAGTCTATGTCGTCCTTGTGGTTGGCGGACTGAACCTGATTGTCCGTGCCGCCGGGATGTGA
- a CDS encoding NAD-dependent succinate-semialdehyde dehydrogenase yields MTLALEDPQLQRSAHYIDGKWLSDCDRVLDVTNPADGSLVAQVPDGRASDARAAADAAHAAFATWREVPAKERAQCLKRWNDLVVAHKADLGRILSREQGKPLAEAIAEVMYAASYIEWFAEEATRANGDVIPAPVPGRRMLALREPVGVVAAVAPWNFPAAMIARKIAPALAAGCTVVCKPAEDAPLSALALVGLAAEAGFPAGVLNIVTASRDRTPEVVDAWLDDARVRKISFTGSTAVGKHLARRSADTLKKVSLELGGNAPFIVFEDADLDAAVQGLMVSKFRNGGQTCVSPNRVFVHASVHDAFMSRLRARIEALKVGPAAQADSQIGPMINERAVAKIEAHVADALAKGARLVTGGRRLTELGPQFYAPTLLTDADATMACACEETFGPVVAVTRFTDEADVIALANDTSYGLAAYFYTNDAKRIWRVTKALETGIVGVNEGAVASEAGPFGGVKESGYGREGSVHGLADYQHIKYVCEGGLG; encoded by the coding sequence ATGACACTCGCCCTCGAAGATCCGCAGCTGCAACGCAGCGCCCATTACATTGACGGAAAGTGGTTGTCCGACTGCGACCGTGTGCTCGACGTCACCAATCCGGCCGACGGGAGCCTGGTCGCGCAAGTGCCCGATGGGCGGGCCTCGGATGCACGCGCCGCGGCGGATGCTGCGCATGCGGCCTTTGCCACGTGGCGCGAGGTACCGGCGAAGGAACGTGCGCAATGCCTGAAGCGCTGGAACGATCTCGTCGTCGCTCACAAGGCCGACCTCGGCCGCATTCTGTCGCGTGAGCAGGGCAAGCCGTTGGCTGAGGCAATCGCCGAAGTCATGTACGCGGCCAGCTACATCGAGTGGTTTGCCGAAGAAGCCACGCGCGCCAACGGCGATGTCATTCCCGCTCCGGTCCCGGGACGGCGAATGCTGGCGCTGCGGGAACCGGTCGGCGTCGTCGCCGCAGTGGCACCGTGGAATTTCCCGGCGGCGATGATCGCGCGCAAGATCGCGCCGGCGCTGGCCGCAGGCTGCACGGTGGTGTGCAAGCCGGCGGAGGACGCGCCCCTGAGCGCGCTGGCCCTGGTCGGGCTCGCCGCAGAAGCTGGCTTCCCGGCCGGCGTGCTGAACATCGTCACCGCGTCGCGCGATCGCACCCCCGAGGTCGTGGACGCCTGGCTCGACGACGCCCGCGTGCGCAAGATCAGCTTCACGGGCTCCACCGCTGTCGGCAAGCATCTGGCGCGCCGCTCGGCCGATACGCTCAAGAAGGTCTCGCTCGAGCTCGGCGGCAACGCCCCCTTCATCGTCTTCGAGGATGCGGACCTGGATGCGGCAGTCCAGGGCCTGATGGTTTCCAAGTTCCGCAACGGCGGTCAGACCTGCGTCTCCCCGAACCGGGTCTTCGTCCATGCGTCGGTGCACGACGCGTTCATGAGCCGGCTTCGCGCGCGCATCGAGGCCTTGAAGGTCGGCCCGGCTGCGCAGGCAGATTCCCAGATCGGCCCGATGATCAATGAACGTGCGGTGGCCAAGATCGAGGCCCATGTGGCCGACGCCCTGGCCAAGGGCGCACGCCTGGTGACCGGCGGACGTCGCCTCACGGAACTTGGGCCGCAGTTCTACGCCCCCACGCTGCTCACCGACGCGGACGCAACGATGGCCTGCGCATGCGAAGAGACCTTCGGCCCGGTGGTGGCGGTGACACGATTCACCGACGAAGCAGACGTGATCGCACTCGCCAACGACACCTCCTACGGCCTCGCAGCCTACTTCTACACCAACGACGCGAAGCGGATCTGGCGCGTGACCAAGGCGCTGGAGACGGGCATCGTCGGCGTCAACGAGGGCGCGGTGGCCTCAGAGGCTGGCCCCTTCGGTGGCGTCAAGGAGTCCGGCTATGGCCGCGAGGGGTCGGTGCATGGTCTTGCCGACTACCAGCACATCAAGTACGTCTGCGAGGGCGGACTGGGCTGA
- a CDS encoding TRAP transporter large permease, whose amino-acid sequence MDNSLLITLVTLGVVGLFLVGVPIFLVIALWVTGVSLVIDFTLANIGVTLFEGLNFFGLLSLPLFILTGDLIASAGIATRLANFAHACLSWMRGGLGLATIGSCGLFAAISGSNSATTATIGGIMHPLLKADGYDSRFAAATAAAGGTVGIIIPPSIIFIVYGFLMNLSISDLFVAGILPGMLMVIAMQAVCWWMCKKHGWGSVTPLDMKRVFRTARQAYLGFFAIFIVIFGIYSGIFSPTEAAAITVGFCLVAGLLITREIKWKALPDILLRSGQLTGMLAPMIAVSIVMQQVFGLLGVADTVADFIAWFGSGDTVVLLVCMAIVMAAGCILESLPVTVIFAPILAPIAVATGVDPVHFSVIFLVGAAIGFITPPFGLNLFVASGVTGIPYSKLVRFAVMYMVGLVIAWLLIAFVPWLSLGLSVN is encoded by the coding sequence ATGGACAACTCATTACTCATTACCCTGGTCACGCTGGGCGTCGTCGGTCTGTTCCTCGTCGGCGTGCCGATCTTCCTGGTCATCGCCTTGTGGGTCACGGGCGTTTCGCTCGTCATCGATTTCACCCTCGCCAATATTGGCGTCACCCTGTTCGAGGGTCTGAACTTCTTCGGCCTGCTGTCGCTACCGCTCTTCATCCTGACGGGCGACCTGATTGCCTCCGCGGGCATCGCCACCCGCCTGGCCAACTTTGCACATGCCTGCCTGAGCTGGATGCGCGGCGGCCTGGGGCTGGCGACGATCGGTTCCTGCGGGCTGTTTGCGGCCATCTCGGGCTCGAACTCGGCCACCACGGCGACCATCGGCGGCATCATGCATCCGCTGCTCAAGGCCGACGGCTACGACAGCCGGTTTGCCGCAGCAACTGCAGCAGCAGGCGGCACGGTCGGGATCATCATTCCGCCGTCGATCATCTTCATCGTGTATGGCTTCCTGATGAACCTGTCGATCTCCGACCTGTTCGTCGCCGGCATCCTGCCCGGCATGCTGATGGTGATCGCGATGCAGGCGGTGTGCTGGTGGATGTGCAAGAAGCACGGCTGGGGCTCGGTTACGCCGCTCGACATGAAGCGCGTGTTCCGCACGGCACGGCAGGCTTACCTCGGCTTCTTTGCGATTTTCATCGTCATTTTCGGCATCTACTCGGGCATCTTCTCGCCGACCGAAGCCGCAGCGATCACGGTCGGCTTCTGCCTGGTCGCGGGCCTGCTGATTACCCGCGAAATCAAGTGGAAAGCCCTGCCTGACATTCTGCTGCGCTCGGGTCAGCTCACTGGCATGCTGGCGCCGATGATCGCCGTGTCCATTGTCATGCAGCAGGTGTTCGGCCTGCTGGGTGTGGCCGACACCGTGGCGGACTTCATCGCCTGGTTCGGAAGTGGCGATACGGTGGTATTGCTGGTGTGCATGGCAATCGTCATGGCCGCAGGCTGCATTCTCGAAAGCCTCCCGGTGACGGTGATCTTCGCCCCCATCCTGGCGCCAATAGCCGTCGCAACGGGTGTCGATCCGGTGCATTTCTCGGTGATCTTCCTCGTCGGCGCCGCCATCGGCTTCATCACCCCGCCGTTTGGCCTCAACCTGTTCGTCGCCAGCGGCGTCACCGGCATCCCGTACTCCAAGCTGGTGCGCTTCGCGGTGATGTACATGGTCGGTCTGGTCATCGCGTGGCTGCTCATCGCCTTCGTGCCCTGGCTGTCGCTCGGTCTGAGCGTCAACTGA
- a CDS encoding TRAP transporter small permease, with product MSYLMSLLRWLDRNTERTLILIAYSSMALIIVYAVFERYVFSTQIPWSTSIPIYLFLWVAWVGCAYNVKKRTHLVFNDFRLRMPYGMQFAMMWLDTILWIGFGSIVAWFTIEQTQLAYDNFSIVQGTDNVMQWWFYLATPVGWILLMFRALQNLYEDIGRFRRHEPFMVDIQTIGGD from the coding sequence ATGTCCTACCTGATGTCGCTACTTCGGTGGCTTGACCGCAACACCGAACGCACACTCATCCTGATCGCATACTCCAGCATGGCCCTGATCATCGTGTATGCGGTCTTCGAACGCTATGTCTTCAGTACCCAGATTCCATGGAGCACCTCGATCCCGATCTACCTCTTCCTGTGGGTGGCGTGGGTCGGCTGTGCGTACAACGTCAAGAAGCGCACGCACCTGGTGTTCAACGACTTTCGTCTGCGCATGCCCTACGGCATGCAGTTCGCCATGATGTGGCTCGACACCATCCTGTGGATCGGCTTTGGCTCCATCGTTGCCTGGTTCACCATCGAACAGACTCAGCTCGCCTATGACAACTTCTCCATCGTGCAGGGCACGGACAACGTCATGCAATGGTGGTTCTACCTCGCCACGCCCGTCGGCTGGATCCTGCTGATGTTTCGCGCCTTGCAGAACCTGTACGAAGACATCGGACGCTTCCGCCGGCATGAGCCCTTCATGGTTGATATTCAGACCATTGGCGGCGACTGA
- a CDS encoding TRAP transporter substrate-binding protein translates to MAKDTPIDRRGFFRIAGRYGLTSTVIAAASFAGPLTLSGLARAASQTADARNASSPLYTLKFGAAGFNEENLKIQESGQLWFAQELEKRSNGALRIEFIGSNAICNQLDCVKKTQQGIIDLFSASTQNSAGAAPYYNVLDFAYMFPSRAAQHYFLYHPKSEKLFREPMRKRHNIQFLYSHCELRGIMLGKKFADAPLITSVEQLAGTKNRVTGTQLGRIAMQLMNLNPVPISWEETLDGLKQGLIDGAETWMGAAAYANMAPVLSQAVDLKFFCGTEHTAMNNKTFEKLPSNLQDVVMETSFAAQQYTQREQEKALIDVVGAVPNPGPDTVFGKNKVRVATLSDAEILKAEKMCSPEYNPKPWEEWRERLSKMSGGQDVYKEIFDIAREIPKNTAVADVQARRWWQTA, encoded by the coding sequence ATGGCAAAAGACACACCGATCGATCGCCGTGGATTCTTTCGCATTGCCGGCCGATATGGATTGACGTCCACCGTTATCGCCGCCGCCAGCTTCGCAGGGCCGCTCACGCTCAGTGGTCTGGCAAGGGCCGCATCGCAAACGGCCGACGCACGCAACGCCAGTAGCCCGCTGTATACACTCAAGTTTGGCGCAGCCGGGTTCAACGAAGAGAACCTGAAGATCCAGGAATCGGGCCAGCTGTGGTTCGCGCAGGAACTTGAGAAACGCAGCAACGGCGCGCTCAGGATCGAGTTCATCGGCAGCAACGCCATCTGCAACCAGCTCGACTGCGTCAAGAAAACCCAGCAGGGCATCATCGACCTGTTCTCGGCCAGCACGCAGAACTCGGCTGGCGCGGCACCGTATTACAACGTGCTCGACTTCGCGTACATGTTCCCGTCGCGCGCCGCACAGCACTACTTCCTCTATCACCCGAAGAGCGAAAAGCTGTTCCGCGAGCCGATGCGCAAGCGTCACAACATCCAGTTCCTTTACAGCCACTGCGAACTGCGCGGCATCATGCTCGGCAAGAAATTCGCCGACGCACCGCTGATCACCAGCGTGGAGCAGCTCGCCGGCACCAAGAACCGCGTCACCGGCACCCAGCTCGGGCGCATCGCGATGCAGCTGATGAACCTCAACCCGGTACCGATCTCCTGGGAAGAAACCCTCGACGGCCTCAAGCAAGGCCTGATCGATGGCGCAGAAACCTGGATGGGTGCAGCCGCCTACGCCAACATGGCGCCCGTGCTGTCGCAGGCGGTGGATCTGAAGTTCTTCTGCGGCACGGAACACACCGCAATGAACAACAAGACCTTCGAAAAGCTGCCGTCAAACCTGCAGGACGTGGTGATGGAAACCTCGTTCGCCGCCCAGCAATACACCCAGCGCGAGCAGGAAAAGGCACTGATCGACGTCGTTGGTGCAGTCCCCAACCCCGGCCCGGACACCGTGTTCGGCAAGAACAAGGTGCGTGTGGCCACGCTCTCCGATGCGGAAATTCTCAAGGCCGAAAAGATGTGCTCCCCCGAGTACAACCCCAAGCCGTGGGAAGAGTGGCGCGAGCGTCTGTCCAAGATGTCGGGTGGCCAGGACGTGTACAAGGAAATCTTCGACATCGCGCGCGAGATCCCGAAGAACACCGCAGTAGCCGACGTCCAGGCACGCCGCTGGTGGCAGACCGCCTGA
- a CDS encoding iron-containing alcohol dehydrogenase has product MAQIRYLNTMELEAGALRHLASGCASIGMRRPLLVTDAGVRAAGLVDRALKELGGVDNVAVFDATPSNPTEAAVREALAVARAHQCDGLIALGGGSSIDCAKGVSIAATHEGPLARYATIEGGSPLITERVWPLIAVPTTAGTGSEVARGAIVIVEDGRKLGFHSWHLMPRLAILDPDLTLGLPPSLTAATGMDAIAHCMEAFMAPAFNPPADGIALDGLERGWANIETATLEGGNVEARLQMMSASMQGGLAFQKGLGCVHSLSHSLGGVNPGLHHGTLNAMFLPAVIQFNAQAESVVRERRLERMAAAMGLGQMQSAEQAAHALGETIKAMNRQLGLPSGLAAMGVETGCFNRVIDGALADHCHKLNPRLASADDYRHMLHASM; this is encoded by the coding sequence ATGGCCCAGATTCGCTACCTCAACACAATGGAGCTTGAAGCGGGTGCGCTTCGGCACCTTGCTTCCGGCTGTGCAAGCATCGGCATGCGGCGGCCCCTGCTCGTCACCGATGCAGGCGTTCGCGCCGCAGGTCTTGTCGACCGTGCCCTCAAGGAGCTCGGAGGCGTCGACAATGTTGCCGTGTTCGACGCTACGCCGTCCAACCCGACGGAGGCCGCCGTCCGCGAGGCACTGGCGGTGGCGAGAGCACACCAGTGTGATGGTCTGATCGCGCTGGGTGGCGGTTCATCGATTGATTGCGCCAAGGGCGTGTCCATCGCGGCAACTCACGAAGGCCCCCTGGCACGCTACGCCACCATCGAAGGCGGCTCACCCCTGATAACTGAGCGCGTGTGGCCGCTCATTGCAGTACCCACCACCGCGGGTACCGGCAGCGAGGTGGCACGGGGCGCGATCGTGATTGTCGAGGACGGACGCAAACTGGGCTTTCACTCGTGGCACCTGATGCCCCGACTGGCGATTCTCGACCCGGATCTCACGCTCGGCCTGCCGCCGTCCCTGACCGCAGCCACCGGCATGGATGCCATCGCGCATTGCATGGAGGCCTTCATGGCGCCCGCATTCAATCCGCCAGCCGACGGCATCGCCCTGGATGGGCTGGAGCGAGGCTGGGCAAACATCGAGACCGCGACGCTTGAAGGCGGAAACGTCGAGGCAAGGCTGCAGATGATGAGCGCGTCGATGCAGGGCGGGCTGGCATTTCAGAAAGGCCTGGGCTGCGTCCATTCGCTCAGTCACAGTCTTGGCGGCGTGAATCCCGGCTTGCACCACGGCACCCTCAACGCCATGTTCCTTCCTGCCGTGATCCAGTTCAACGCGCAGGCTGAATCAGTGGTGCGGGAGCGTCGTCTCGAGCGCATGGCGGCAGCCATGGGACTGGGGCAGATGCAATCGGCCGAGCAGGCCGCACACGCACTTGGCGAGACCATCAAGGCCATGAACCGGCAACTCGGTCTGCCCAGCGGGCTCGCGGCCATGGGGGTCGAGACCGGTTGCTTCAACCGCGTGATCGACGGCGCACTGGCCGATCACTGTCACAAGCTGAACCCCCGGCTCGCATCAGCGGACGACTACCGGCACATGCTCCACGCATCCATGTAA
- a CDS encoding LysR family transcriptional regulator, giving the protein MPSIRTFKTFLAVARHGTFAAAGKEIGLTAAAVGLQIRGLEEELDQVLFDRGPRSVVLNVAGRNIIPEIEELVLRYEALAAGGDSDELSGTVVMGALVSALMGAFADALWSVKREHPQLKVRLFAGMSSDFAYKVEHGEIDAAVVTQSPRSLPTSLIWTPLYTEPMVLIVPRQPHFTLPDTPLDILRRAPFIRFDRHTWTGDLVKDVLSQCKVKACDEMELNSVEAIIEIVRQGFGVSIVPQLTNVHWERDQDLSVIPLPGIEVERRVGLLERTRHGRMRFTAAIKEYFREGGSRVAARQKLSSRAR; this is encoded by the coding sequence ATGCCTTCCATTCGCACTTTCAAGACCTTTCTCGCTGTGGCCCGCCACGGCACGTTCGCCGCCGCCGGCAAGGAGATCGGCCTGACGGCCGCTGCCGTTGGCCTGCAGATCCGTGGCCTGGAAGAGGAGCTCGATCAGGTGCTGTTCGACCGCGGGCCGCGATCCGTCGTGCTCAACGTGGCGGGGCGCAACATCATTCCGGAGATCGAGGAACTCGTGCTGCGCTACGAAGCGCTGGCCGCCGGGGGCGACAGCGACGAACTGTCGGGCACGGTCGTCATGGGAGCCCTGGTGTCGGCCCTGATGGGCGCCTTCGCCGACGCTCTGTGGAGCGTCAAGCGCGAGCATCCGCAGCTGAAAGTGCGCCTGTTCGCCGGCATGTCGAGCGACTTTGCGTACAAGGTGGAGCACGGCGAAATCGACGCCGCGGTCGTCACCCAGTCGCCCCGGTCGCTGCCCACCAGCCTTATCTGGACGCCCCTCTACACCGAGCCGATGGTGCTGATCGTGCCGCGCCAACCCCATTTCACGCTGCCGGACACGCCACTGGACATCCTGCGCCGGGCGCCCTTCATCCGTTTCGACCGCCATACCTGGACCGGCGATCTGGTCAAGGACGTACTCAGTCAGTGCAAGGTGAAGGCGTGCGACGAGATGGAGCTCAACTCCGTAGAGGCCATTATCGAGATCGTGCGCCAGGGCTTTGGCGTTTCCATCGTGCCGCAGCTGACCAACGTACATTGGGAGCGCGACCAGGACCTCAGCGTCATCCCCTTGCCCGGCATCGAAGTGGAGCGCCGGGTAGGTCTGCTCGAGCGCACACGCCATGGCCGCATGCGCTTCACCGCGGCAATCAAGGAATACTTCCGCGAGGGTGGCTCACGTGTCGCCGCGCGTCAGAAACTGTCCAGCCGCGCGCGTTGA
- a CDS encoding exopolysaccharide biosynthesis protein: MRSESPFDHGTLGLQIEGASAGIDHEQQGHRWINAGGRNLVLRLDQGGTSGNIRRVSTVGIANDFEQSLAVMKDKRQASVKRIAGSQVASMNGTMAGAVGQSNRQRVVWLSLLATPLLFPIALPGMASVVGAFCVLIAFGLFSGKPLPLPAWLAKRELNERFKRMLERMISRVTGVIALWGRPRMLRLSDKPARFVNGMMLCVAGLSMMAPVPIITFDNVLPALAIVLISWGLRLRDGLMLLAGYVVTLAAAASVVLLWWGGTVAISELLSRTGLTLGH; this comes from the coding sequence ATGCGCAGCGAGAGCCCGTTCGATCACGGCACGCTTGGCCTCCAGATCGAGGGCGCCAGCGCCGGCATTGATCACGAACAGCAGGGCCATCGCTGGATCAACGCGGGGGGCCGAAATCTCGTGCTGCGACTTGATCAGGGCGGCACCTCTGGGAACATTCGAAGGGTATCGACAGTCGGAATTGCCAATGATTTCGAGCAGAGTCTAGCGGTCATGAAAGACAAAAGACAGGCCAGCGTAAAACGGATTGCCGGGTCGCAAGTGGCGTCGATGAACGGCACGATGGCCGGTGCCGTGGGTCAGAGCAACCGGCAACGCGTGGTCTGGTTGAGCCTGCTGGCAACGCCACTCCTTTTCCCGATCGCGCTTCCAGGCATGGCTTCGGTGGTCGGGGCTTTCTGCGTCCTGATCGCATTCGGGCTGTTTAGTGGCAAACCGTTGCCATTGCCCGCCTGGCTTGCGAAAAGAGAATTGAACGAACGCTTCAAGAGGATGCTCGAGCGCATGATCAGCCGGGTCACCGGAGTCATCGCGCTCTGGGGGCGACCGCGCATGCTGCGCTTGAGCGACAAACCGGCGCGTTTTGTTAACGGGATGATGCTTTGCGTCGCAGGGCTGTCGATGATGGCCCCCGTACCCATTATCACTTTTGACAATGTGCTCCCGGCGCTTGCCATCGTCCTGATCTCCTGGGGGCTGCGTCTTCGTGACGGACTGATGCTGTTGGCCGGTTATGTCGTGACGCTGGCCGCGGCGGCCTCGGTTGTGCTGCTCTGGTGGGGCGGCACGGTCGCCATCAGCGAGTTGCTGTCGCGGACAGGGCTGACTCTTGGTCACTAG